CACGATGATGACCATGACCATGACCGAACCGAGGTCGGGCATGAGCATCACGATCAGCATCGGCACGGTGGCCAGGCCCAGGGCCTGGAGCACGGTGCGCTGGTCCGGGTGGGGCCGGTCCCCCGCGTCGACGCGTGCGGCCAGCAGCATCGCCATGCCCAGGATGATCGTGATCTTCACGAACTCCGAGGGCTGGAGGGAGAAGCCGCCGGGGAGCTTGATCCAGGAGTGGGCTCCGTTGATGGTGGAGCCGAGCGGGGTGAGCACCAGCAGGATCAGGAAGACGGACGCGCCGTACAGGAGCGGTACGACGGTGCGCAGGGCGCGGTGGCCGATCCAGACGACGCCGACCATCAGGGCGAGCCCGATGCCGGTGTTCAGCAGGTGCCGGGTGAGGAAGTAGTACTGGTCGCCCTGGTTGAGCTCGGTGCGGTTGCGGGTCGCCGAGTAGACGAGCAGGGAGCCCATCAGGGAGAGGGCCACCGCTGCCAGCAGTATCGGCCAGTCGAGTCGCCGGGCCAGCGAGTCCCGGGCGAACAGCCGGGTCCACCCGGCCTTCTCGGGTCCGTATCCGGAGACCTGGAAGCTGTTGGCTCCGGTCATGCGCGCGTCCTCCGGCTTCCGCTCGCGCCCGTCCCGCCGCGCCGGCCCCGGCCGCCGCG
This region of Streptomyces ambofaciens ATCC 23877 genomic DNA includes:
- the rodA gene encoding rod shape-determining protein RodA, producing MTGANSFQVSGYGPEKAGWTRLFARDSLARRLDWPILLAAVALSLMGSLLVYSATRNRTELNQGDQYYFLTRHLLNTGIGLALMVGVVWIGHRALRTVVPLLYGASVFLILLVLTPLGSTINGAHSWIKLPGGFSLQPSEFVKITIILGMAMLLAARVDAGDRPHPDQRTVLQALGLATVPMLIVMLMPDLGSVMVMVIIVLGVLLASGASNRWIFGLLGAGTAGALAVWQLGILDDYQIARFAAFANPELDPAGVGYNTNQARIAIGSGGLTGSGLFHGSQTTGQFVPEQQTDFVFTVAGEELGFLGAGLIVVLLGVVLWRACRIARDTTDLYGTVVAAGIVAWFAFQTFENIGMTLGIMPVTGLPLPFVSYGGSSMFAVWIAVGLLQSITVQRPMSA